From a region of the Paraburkholderia hospita genome:
- a CDS encoding c-type cytochrome produces MGGLVLAGFVSAAHAADAPSRGLAIARANACMGCHAVDRKLVGPSFQQVAEKYKGNAGAGALLSKKVKDGGSGVWGAIPMPAHPAMNDADIRTVVDWVLAGAPSK; encoded by the coding sequence ATGGGTGGTTTGGTTTTGGCTGGGTTTGTTAGCGCAGCCCATGCAGCCGATGCGCCGTCGCGTGGGCTCGCGATCGCTCGGGCTAATGCTTGTATGGGATGCCATGCAGTTGATCGGAAGCTGGTCGGGCCTTCGTTTCAGCAGGTGGCTGAGAAGTACAAGGGGAATGCTGGGGCTGGGGCTTTACTTTCGAAGAAGGTTAAGGATGGCGGTTCCGGAGTCTGGGGCGCGATTCCCATGCCCGCTCATCCCGCGATGAACGATGCCGATATTCGCACTGTAGTCGATTGGGTGCTGGCTGGGGCGCCGTCGAAGTAA
- a CDS encoding tyrosine-type recombinase/integrase, with product MALTDVAIRNARATGKTQRIWDGGGLYIEVTPGGSKLWRLKYRFDGKEKRLSFGRYPEVSLKDAREKRDEARKLLADDTDPSEHRKATRAARLASAANNFEAVAREWFERMMADKAKSHKDKVLARLENDLFPWVGKRPISDITAPEILACLRRIEQRGARDTAHRAMQNCSAVFRYAVITGKAHSNPAEHLRGALPPARPGHFAAVTEPEMVGPLLRKMDNVDATFPVKCALRLAPYLFCRPIELRSMRWDEVHLDAGEWRYIVRKTQTPHLVPLASQVVAILRELQPLTGRWDYVFPGRHDKTQPMSGNTVNVALRRAGISTRDEQTGHGFRAMARTILHERLGIRPEVIEHQLAHRVPDPLGTAYNRTKFLEERRKMMQKWADFLDELRENSVLTGDKLQ from the coding sequence ATGGCCCTCACCGATGTCGCCATCAGGAACGCCAGAGCCACTGGCAAAACCCAGCGTATCTGGGACGGGGGCGGCCTGTATATCGAGGTCACGCCAGGCGGGTCGAAGCTCTGGCGGCTGAAGTACCGTTTCGACGGCAAGGAGAAACGGCTGTCGTTCGGACGGTATCCGGAAGTCAGTCTGAAAGATGCACGGGAAAAGCGTGACGAGGCGCGCAAACTTCTGGCGGACGACACCGACCCGAGTGAACACAGGAAGGCCACCAGGGCGGCGCGGCTCGCCAGTGCGGCCAACAACTTCGAAGCGGTCGCGCGTGAATGGTTCGAGCGCATGATGGCCGACAAGGCGAAATCGCACAAGGACAAGGTCCTTGCGCGGCTCGAGAACGACCTCTTCCCGTGGGTCGGCAAGCGACCGATATCTGACATCACCGCACCGGAAATCCTCGCATGCCTGCGGCGCATTGAGCAGCGCGGTGCCCGCGACACGGCGCATCGCGCGATGCAGAACTGCTCCGCGGTTTTCCGGTACGCCGTGATTACCGGCAAGGCACACAGCAACCCGGCCGAGCATCTCCGAGGTGCCCTGCCACCAGCAAGACCCGGGCACTTTGCTGCTGTAACCGAACCCGAGATGGTGGGCCCGCTGCTGCGCAAGATGGACAATGTGGACGCCACCTTTCCCGTCAAGTGCGCGCTCAGGCTGGCGCCATATCTGTTTTGCCGGCCAATCGAATTGCGTTCGATGCGCTGGGATGAGGTCCATCTCGACGCAGGGGAATGGCGCTATATCGTGCGCAAGACACAAACGCCCCATCTGGTTCCGCTGGCATCCCAGGTCGTCGCCATCCTGCGCGAGTTACAGCCGCTGACGGGGCGGTGGGACTACGTCTTCCCGGGCCGACACGACAAGACGCAGCCGATGTCGGGCAACACCGTCAACGTTGCCCTGCGACGTGCAGGTATCAGCACGCGTGACGAGCAGACCGGGCACGGCTTCCGGGCGATGGCTCGCACCATCCTGCACGAGCGGCTCGGCATCCGGCCAGAAGTCATCGAGCATCAGCTGGCGCATCGCGTCCCCGACCCGCTCGGCACCGCCTACAACCGCACGAAATTTCTCGAGGAGAGGAGAAAAATGATGCAGAAATGGGCGGACTTTTTGGATGAACTTCGCGAAAACTCGGTTCTAACTGGCGATAAACTCCAATAA
- a CDS encoding tyrosine-type recombinase/integrase, with product MYDSLGLYLEVTPGGAKLWRLKYRFAGKEKRISFGKYPETGLEKARKKRNAARELLSDDVDPSADRQASEAAKLENAANTFEAVARDWFARLMSSKAQSHRDKVIARLENDIFPWLGKRPIAAITAPEVLACLRRIEDRGAKDTAHRAKQNCSQVFNYAVACGRAQNNPTVHLGGALAPARPGHFAAVTDPADVGPLLRALESVTATFPVKCALRIAPYVFCRPGELRTMRWKDIDLDGGEWNYIPEKREGDAGAGSNPVLHLVPLATQVIAILRELHRLTGRHEYVFPGVADRKKPMSGGTVNAALRRAGYSTRAQHTGHGFRAMARTILHEGLGFAAEAIEHQLAHRVPDPLGDAYNRTKFLTVRRQMMQDWADYLDRLRKGVDDEMCADGQPA from the coding sequence ATGTACGACTCGTTGGGCCTGTACCTCGAAGTGACCCCCGGGGGGGCGAAGCTCTGGCGGTTGAAGTACCGCTTCGCGGGCAAGGAGAAGCGAATCTCGTTTGGCAAGTACCCGGAAACCGGCCTGGAAAAGGCGCGGAAAAAACGGAACGCTGCGCGCGAGCTCCTCAGCGATGACGTGGACCCGAGCGCCGATAGACAAGCCAGCGAGGCCGCGAAGCTCGAAAATGCCGCCAATACTTTTGAGGCCGTCGCGCGCGACTGGTTCGCGCGGCTGATGTCCAGCAAGGCACAGTCGCACCGGGACAAGGTGATTGCGCGTCTCGAGAACGACATTTTCCCGTGGCTGGGCAAGCGGCCCATCGCGGCCATCACCGCACCCGAGGTGCTGGCCTGCCTTCGACGCATCGAGGACCGCGGCGCCAAAGACACCGCACACCGGGCGAAACAGAACTGTTCCCAGGTGTTCAACTACGCCGTCGCCTGCGGCCGGGCCCAGAACAACCCCACCGTCCACCTGGGCGGCGCGTTGGCACCGGCCAGGCCGGGTCACTTTGCGGCCGTGACTGACCCGGCGGACGTCGGACCCTTGCTTCGTGCGCTGGAGTCGGTCACTGCAACCTTCCCGGTCAAATGCGCCCTGAGGATTGCGCCCTACGTCTTCTGTCGGCCGGGCGAGCTCCGGACGATGCGCTGGAAGGACATCGACCTGGACGGGGGGGAGTGGAATTACATTCCGGAAAAGCGGGAAGGGGATGCTGGCGCTGGTTCCAATCCTGTTCTTCATCTGGTTCCGCTGGCGACGCAGGTCATCGCCATCCTGCGTGAGTTGCATCGGCTTACCGGACGCCACGAGTACGTCTTCCCCGGGGTCGCGGACAGGAAGAAGCCGATGTCTGGCGGCACGGTGAACGCTGCCCTGCGTCGCGCAGGTTACAGCACCCGCGCGCAACACACGGGACACGGCTTCCGCGCGATGGCGCGGACCATCCTGCACGAAGGTCTGGGCTTCGCGGCGGAGGCGATTGAGCATCAGCTGGCTCACCGCGTTCCTGACCCGCTGGGGGACGCCTACAACCGCACGAAATTTCTCACCGTCAGGCGACAGATGATGCAGGATTGGGCGGACTATCTGGACCGCCTGCGCAAAGGTGTCGACGACGAGATGTGCGCCGACGGTCAACCCGCCTGA
- a CDS encoding helix-turn-helix transcriptional regulator, which produces MPTQHDALLRLPAAPALDSLAQTRPDHLLRLPAVLALVPVSRATWYAGVKSGRYPQPVSLGPRCVAWRASDVQQLVSQGA; this is translated from the coding sequence ATGCCAACTCAGCATGACGCTCTTTTGCGCCTCCCCGCAGCGCCGGCGCTCGATAGTCTTGCGCAAACCAGGCCAGACCATCTTTTGCGGCTTCCGGCGGTGCTGGCGCTTGTTCCCGTTTCCCGTGCCACCTGGTATGCGGGAGTGAAAAGCGGCCGCTATCCGCAACCGGTTTCACTTGGCCCTCGCTGTGTTGCGTGGCGGGCCAGCGATGTCCAGCAGCTTGTCAGTCAAGGCGCATAA
- a CDS encoding rolling circle replication-associated protein, with the protein MRAIQEQRLQARAARLRAVALTLTFEDNGEFCSRHISAFLERLRKVLKRRGHTLPYTWVLEREGRLHYHLMLWLPRDFILDKQKLAQWWPWGSTWTECCRQVKRWGRYMAKFNCVARIPKATRLFGYGGLDDSGRAAVQRAGLPRWLQTLLPFGSTVCRFMGGGWVDAESGELFVSPYLWTPWGWVTHGRGLTPAS; encoded by the coding sequence TTGCGAGCTATCCAGGAGCAACGTCTCCAGGCAAGAGCGGCGCGCCTTCGTGCTGTTGCGCTGACGCTGACGTTCGAGGACAACGGAGAGTTCTGCTCGCGGCACATCAGTGCTTTCCTTGAACGCCTACGTAAGGTCCTGAAGCGGCGCGGCCATACGCTGCCCTACACGTGGGTTCTCGAGCGCGAAGGGCGGCTCCACTATCACCTGATGCTCTGGCTACCGCGGGACTTCATCCTCGACAAGCAGAAGCTGGCGCAATGGTGGCCGTGGGGCTCGACATGGACCGAATGCTGCAGGCAGGTCAAGCGCTGGGGCCGTTACATGGCCAAGTTCAACTGCGTGGCGCGGATTCCCAAAGCCACCCGCCTTTTCGGCTATGGCGGACTGGATGATAGCGGTAGGGCTGCTGTGCAGCGCGCGGGGCTCCCTCGGTGGCTGCAGACACTGCTGCCCTTCGGTAGCACTGTATGCCGATTCATGGGCGGCGGGTGGGTAGACGCCGAAAGTGGCGAGCTATTTGTTTCGCCCTATCTATGGACACCTTGGGGATGGGTGACGCACGGGCGCGGGCTGACGCCAGCTAGTTGA